CAAGATCTGGTAGTTTCGCGGGCTTTCGACATCCCGCCCGTAAACTACCCACAACCGTCCCTTTGCGGTGCGTTCGATACCTGGCACGCCCTGTCGTGTGGTCGGCGGCACATGCTGTTTCCACGGATTGACAATGACCGTCGCCGGTTCGAGTGCAATATCGGTATCACGCTGTTTCTCAGATTCGGCATCTGTCATATTGTTTTCCTCAATCTGGGCAGTGTATGGCCAGTAACAAAAGCGCAAGTGGACCTGTTATATGCATGTGGCAGGTTTGGATCTCATAAGAAACAGTAAGGGGAGATCAGTGCTGGATTTCGTCTTTTTTGTTTTTCACTTCTGCTTTACACAGGTCAAGGGCAAAGTGAACCTCGCCGCCAAAGTGACCATCTTGACGATGAGTGATACGAAAACCGAACCGTTTGTAGAATTCGATAACCTCAGACCAGGTAGAAGTCGTTTCCAGGACAATGCGTTGAAATCCCAACGCTTTAGCCTCCTGGCAGAGCCGTTCCAGTATTTGCCTGCCGATTCCTCGTCTCCGAAACTCCTGTGACACGGACATCCGGACTATCTCTGCTACCTGGTCTGACTTCGGATTCAGCGCGCCCGAGCCAACAATCCTGCCATCAAACCAGGCGACCAGAAATGTAGCATCCTTGTAGTAG
The nucleotide sequence above comes from Gemmatimonadota bacterium. Encoded proteins:
- a CDS encoding GNAT family N-acetyltransferase, which translates into the protein MDTQQISIKPFESEDQEAVQSLILTGLAEHWGEIDPTLNPDLNDIGAYYKDATFLVAWFDGRIVGSGALNPKSDQVAEIVRMSVSQEFRRRGIGRQILERLCQEAKALGFQRIVLETTSTWSEVIEFYKRFGFRITHRQDGHFGGEVHFALDLCKAEVKNKKDEIQH